From one Peredibacter starrii genomic stretch:
- the panB gene encoding 3-methyl-2-oxobutanoate hydroxymethyltransferase, which yields MKKLNLRDIKKAKGQKLQVLTCYDFQMAQLFNETDLDMILVGDSVGNVVLGYETTVEVTLTEMEIFGKAVRRGAPDKFLIVDLPFGSYSTVTQGVHSATKLFQATRCEAIKLEGAFPYQLKLIERLTQTGIPVMGHIGLTPQSVHQLGGYFTHGKTEDDGERLLREARALQAAGCFSIVLEMVEEGVATRITEELKIPTIGIGAGRKTDGQVLVINDLLKMGARTPPKFCPPIADHYQERKNLITQYLIDQRK from the coding sequence ATGAAAAAATTAAATCTTCGTGACATCAAAAAGGCCAAAGGACAAAAACTTCAGGTCCTGACTTGTTACGATTTTCAAATGGCCCAACTTTTTAACGAAACTGATCTGGACATGATCCTGGTTGGCGACTCAGTTGGAAATGTGGTGCTGGGATATGAAACAACAGTTGAAGTGACACTGACTGAGATGGAAATTTTCGGCAAGGCAGTCCGAAGAGGTGCTCCTGATAAATTTCTTATCGTCGACCTTCCATTTGGAAGTTATTCAACGGTCACTCAAGGTGTACATTCCGCCACGAAACTTTTTCAGGCGACTCGTTGTGAGGCCATCAAACTTGAAGGTGCTTTTCCCTATCAATTGAAACTGATTGAACGTCTGACTCAAACTGGTATTCCAGTTATGGGCCATATTGGTCTTACTCCGCAATCGGTTCATCAACTGGGTGGATATTTCACGCATGGTAAAACTGAAGACGATGGTGAACGTCTCTTGCGAGAGGCCCGTGCCCTTCAAGCGGCAGGTTGTTTTTCTATCGTGCTTGAAATGGTGGAAGAAGGTGTCGCGACTCGTATTACTGAAGAACTTAAAATCCCGACTATCGGGATTGGTGCCGGAAGAAAAACTGATGGCCAGGTTCTTGTGATCAACGATCTTTTAAAAATGGGAGCAAGAACTCCACCTAAGTTCTGCCCACCAATCGCAGATCACTATCAAGAAAGAAAAAATCTTATTACTCAATATCTCATCGACCAGAGAAAATAA
- a CDS encoding TonB-dependent receptor plug domain-containing protein → MSRLWILIFLLSLPVFAQEELEVIEVETVKDIDRFTFGDANEIPERDIETASTALIAPAIEKTPGIVTTQNGGPGGTVSFFIRGTEGRHVGFTLDGLKLNDSSNTGRLFDAAFMTSPFLRDVTVHKGPQAVLFGSDAMGGVVELKSRKGENAPETRVLINGGSFGTIDGTVSSDWKKKDHNGTVTLTRFHTDGISRLNEKRFNATEADSADITQATSSSEHKWAKKWQTDFLFSYLHGKNELDGATTDTKNDHSINDQYLVQQKTSYELNDQSVLLLRNGLNRNQRFIRMESTGPLPFEGNLYQNELVHRLELPQWGFLTGVSNEHETSSTTSVDKSFDLNSFFLQSAFKSNDFKLQAGGRADHHSQYGEFVTGSGGVAYKDFSVQYSQGFKAPSLYQLYAPVFGNKDLVPERNHSWEVSWRKSVDEWSGGITFFQNRLSNLINYSFVDNAYFNQGKFIAEGVELSAGWKSDRFEVVPTFTHQKFRENEEPVLRRPYNMAQLSFSYFPVETIELNATGRWFSSRKDIDENFQTVKLNGYSVLDIGAKKTWIRDEVGVQVKNVLDREYEELYGYSVLPFSVFVHYGHKF, encoded by the coding sequence ATGTCTAGGCTCTGGATTCTTATTTTTCTGTTATCTCTTCCTGTATTCGCTCAAGAAGAACTTGAAGTCATTGAAGTCGAAACCGTCAAAGACATCGACCGCTTTACTTTTGGTGATGCCAATGAAATCCCTGAACGTGATATTGAGACAGCTTCAACTGCGCTGATTGCTCCTGCGATTGAAAAAACTCCCGGAATTGTGACCACACAAAATGGTGGGCCAGGAGGAACAGTTTCTTTTTTCATTCGAGGCACTGAAGGCCGTCATGTTGGATTTACTCTTGATGGATTAAAGCTCAATGATAGTTCCAATACGGGACGTTTGTTCGATGCTGCTTTTATGACGTCACCGTTTCTTCGTGATGTAACAGTTCATAAAGGACCTCAAGCGGTCTTGTTTGGATCAGACGCCATGGGTGGAGTGGTGGAACTTAAATCCCGCAAAGGCGAAAATGCTCCTGAAACGAGAGTGCTGATTAATGGCGGAAGTTTTGGAACCATTGATGGTACGGTCTCTTCAGACTGGAAGAAAAAGGATCATAATGGAACTGTGACTCTCACTCGTTTTCATACAGATGGGATTTCTCGCCTGAATGAAAAACGCTTCAATGCCACTGAAGCAGATAGTGCGGATATTACTCAGGCCACTTCTTCTTCGGAACACAAATGGGCGAAGAAATGGCAGACTGATTTTTTATTCTCTTATCTTCACGGGAAAAATGAACTCGATGGTGCAACCACTGATACTAAAAATGATCACAGCATTAATGATCAGTATTTAGTACAGCAAAAAACGAGTTATGAACTGAATGATCAATCCGTGCTGCTACTCAGAAACGGTCTTAATCGAAATCAACGCTTCATCCGCATGGAATCAACCGGACCGCTACCTTTCGAGGGTAATCTCTACCAGAATGAACTTGTTCACCGCCTTGAGCTGCCTCAATGGGGATTTCTCACTGGGGTTTCTAATGAGCACGAAACCAGTTCAACTACCAGTGTGGATAAAAGCTTTGATTTAAATTCTTTTTTTCTTCAAAGTGCCTTCAAATCAAATGATTTTAAATTGCAGGCCGGTGGTCGCGCTGATCATCATTCTCAATACGGAGAGTTTGTTACTGGCTCTGGTGGAGTGGCCTACAAAGATTTTTCAGTTCAATACTCGCAGGGATTTAAAGCACCTTCGCTTTATCAGTTATATGCTCCAGTGTTTGGAAACAAGGATCTGGTTCCGGAAAGAAATCACTCCTGGGAAGTTTCCTGGAGAAAAAGTGTCGATGAATGGAGTGGGGGGATTACCTTCTTCCAAAATCGTCTTTCAAATCTTATCAATTACTCTTTTGTTGATAATGCTTATTTCAACCAAGGCAAGTTCATTGCTGAAGGGGTCGAGCTTTCGGCCGGCTGGAAGTCAGACAGGTTTGAAGTGGTTCCGACTTTTACTCATCAAAAATTCCGTGAAAATGAAGAACCCGTCCTTCGTCGCCCATACAATATGGCCCAGCTGAGCTTTTCGTATTTCCCGGTTGAGACCATTGAACTCAATGCCACCGGCCGCTGGTTTTCATCAAGAAAGGATATAGACGAGAATTTTCAAACTGTGAAACTTAACGGTTATTCGGTTTTAGATATTGGGGCGAAAAAAACGTGGATCAGGGACGAGGTCGGCGTTCAGGTTAAAAACGTTTTGGATCGTGAATACGAAGAACTCTACGGCTACTCAGTCCTGCCGTTTTCGGTGTTCGTTCACTATGGACACAAATTTTAG
- the panC gene encoding pantoate--beta-alanine ligase has product MVTLVRTTQELNDIRSKETRPVGFVPTMGNLHQGHISLLERALTEYEVVYFSIFVNPKQFGPNEDFNRYPRTLEQDINLIEELTKRFPKKEVVVYSPKDPQEVFPESKNQNVSVLGLSTMLEGKIRPGHFDGVATVVYRLFELMKPTSAYFGLKDFQQYLVIRQMVKDLQMPIKIVGMPIIREAEGLALSSRNQYLSPEQKSTSLLISRTLKEITKTINNKRANLSQAQTFISTLLKDPNWNYLEMRDAETLSEDISHSKQITILAVYQMGTTRLLDNTQVEIE; this is encoded by the coding sequence ATGGTAACTCTCGTTCGCACGACTCAAGAACTTAATGACATTCGCTCCAAAGAAACAAGACCAGTTGGATTCGTTCCTACCATGGGAAATCTCCATCAAGGGCACATTTCTTTACTCGAGCGCGCATTAACGGAATACGAGGTAGTTTACTTCTCTATTTTCGTCAATCCTAAGCAGTTTGGGCCAAATGAGGATTTCAACCGTTACCCTCGCACACTTGAGCAGGACATAAATCTCATTGAAGAACTCACGAAGCGTTTTCCCAAGAAAGAGGTTGTCGTTTATTCTCCTAAAGACCCACAGGAAGTTTTTCCTGAGTCTAAGAATCAGAATGTTTCAGTCCTTGGATTGAGCACCATGCTGGAAGGCAAGATCCGTCCAGGGCATTTTGATGGAGTGGCAACGGTGGTATACCGCTTATTTGAATTAATGAAACCGACATCGGCCTATTTTGGCCTGAAAGATTTTCAGCAATACCTCGTCATTCGCCAGATGGTGAAAGACCTGCAGATGCCTATCAAAATTGTTGGTATGCCGATTATTCGCGAAGCTGAGGGGCTGGCCCTTTCTAGCCGTAATCAATACCTGTCTCCAGAGCAGAAATCGACTTCGCTCTTGATTTCAAGAACACTCAAAGAAATTACAAAAACGATTAATAATAAACGAGCAAATCTTTCTCAAGCGCAGACCTTTATCTCTACCCTTCTCAAGGATCCAAACTGGAACTACCTTGAAATGAGAGACGCTGAAACGCTTTCAGAAGATATTTCTCATTCTAAACAAATTACAATTCTTGCGGTTTATCAGATGGGCACAACTCGCCTGCTGGACAACACGCAAGTGGAGATTGAATGA
- the hpf gene encoding ribosome hibernation-promoting factor, HPF/YfiA family gives MKLKITFKHLDHTPALDERIREKSEKFEKYFQGNTTVQWFCWVHNDEHWAEIKVHGPKFDFFAKACADNMYKSLDLVVDKMERQVEKQKDQKRNKMHSHPYETPKYQEIQRCIDDEEEYYEKYLEEKSA, from the coding sequence ATGAAATTAAAAATTACTTTTAAGCACCTAGACCACACTCCCGCACTTGACGAGCGCATCCGCGAAAAATCAGAAAAATTTGAAAAGTATTTCCAAGGTAACACGACCGTACAATGGTTCTGCTGGGTTCATAATGATGAACACTGGGCAGAGATTAAAGTTCATGGGCCGAAGTTTGATTTCTTCGCCAAAGCTTGTGCTGACAACATGTACAAGTCACTTGATCTGGTGGTTGATAAAATGGAACGCCAGGTAGAAAAACAAAAAGATCAAAAACGTAACAAAATGCATTCTCATCCATACGAGACTCCGAAGTATCAGGAGATCCAAAGATGTATTGATGACGAAGAAGAATATTACGAAAAATATTTGGAAGAAAAATCCGCTTAA
- a CDS encoding type III pantothenate kinase encodes MQGLITLDFGNSNPHAGLFQKVDGKWDLIKVVPFNELQIYTNQLGMSANNSSVVLCEVKSREEELAPLAEQGYLITRVKEYWRGTRFAGMPVNYAKTLGEDRLIEAFYCYKKEKIPTLLIDAGTFVTMDVITENGFMGGYIIPGTEAYFSTYGKGEQLKDVPLTLNFKHQLPQETADAITESYSAFAALAKSLISEHKIQKIVLTGGLTTLWEGFFTTEKTGLVVEGHPHLIHWALQYWMTTQIEPL; translated from the coding sequence ATGCAAGGACTGATTACACTCGATTTCGGCAACTCTAACCCTCACGCAGGACTCTTCCAGAAAGTAGACGGTAAATGGGACCTCATCAAAGTGGTTCCTTTCAACGAACTTCAAATCTACACCAACCAATTAGGCATGAGTGCTAACAACTCTAGTGTGGTGTTGTGTGAAGTGAAGTCCCGTGAAGAAGAGCTCGCTCCCCTAGCGGAACAAGGCTATCTCATCACTCGAGTGAAAGAATATTGGCGTGGAACTCGCTTTGCGGGCATGCCGGTGAATTATGCCAAGACTCTCGGTGAAGACCGATTAATTGAGGCCTTCTATTGTTATAAAAAAGAAAAGATTCCAACTCTCCTTATCGATGCCGGAACTTTCGTCACGATGGATGTGATAACTGAAAACGGTTTCATGGGTGGTTATATCATTCCAGGAACTGAGGCCTACTTCTCGACCTATGGAAAAGGCGAACAACTTAAAGACGTTCCCCTGACTTTGAATTTTAAACACCAACTTCCCCAGGAAACCGCTGACGCCATTACTGAGAGTTATTCCGCCTTTGCCGCGCTGGCCAAAAGCCTCATTTCAGAGCATAAAATCCAAAAAATCGTCCTTACGGGCGGTTTAACGACCCTTTGGGAAGGATTTTTTACGACTGAGAAAACCGGCCTAGTTGTGGAGGGACATCCCCATTTGATACACTGGGCCCTCCAATATTGGATGACTACTCAGATTGAGCCACTATGA
- the hflX gene encoding GTPase HflX gives MNHEEFKLPLGQKASLVSLVCDKFESHSTVLETNNSLRELRELLKTLGLIDGEEYVQNRKHLDPATMLGEGKLSEIADAAREEGSSVLVFDFELTASQVRNIKAITKMEVVDRNTVILEIFAHHARTKEAKIQIEISRLQYLLPRLTAMWGHFSKQRASGAAIGGEGEQQLELDRRMVRERIEFYKKQLDEVQKSREQQRKKRQNQAVTAALVGYTNAGKSSLMNRLCKVNVLEENKLFATLDSTFRTLNPDSKPPMIMIDTVGFISNLPNTLIQGFKTTLESALEADLLVITCDISDPNYQKHLRVTQEVLKELKIEEKQQIIVFNKKDLLNDPVRARIIMRNYPNSFLVSSYDEEDMKNLREYIINFFLSKQDHYDLFVPYEAGEAHSRIRGNANIINSVSHEQGIFYRIRIPDFIFQQLGLNNFILAPSEAKDWENPTSI, from the coding sequence ATGAATCACGAAGAGTTTAAACTTCCACTCGGCCAGAAGGCCTCACTTGTTTCACTGGTATGTGATAAATTTGAAAGTCATTCTACGGTTCTTGAAACAAATAATTCTCTTCGTGAATTGCGTGAACTCCTTAAAACTCTGGGCCTCATCGATGGTGAAGAATACGTCCAAAATCGTAAGCACCTGGATCCGGCAACTATGCTGGGCGAAGGTAAATTAAGCGAAATTGCGGACGCTGCCCGTGAAGAAGGCTCTTCTGTCCTGGTTTTTGACTTTGAATTAACTGCCTCTCAGGTTCGTAACATCAAGGCCATCACCAAGATGGAAGTGGTAGACCGAAATACCGTTATCCTGGAGATCTTCGCCCACCACGCACGTACAAAAGAAGCAAAAATCCAGATTGAGATCTCTCGCCTGCAATATCTTCTTCCTCGATTGACTGCCATGTGGGGTCACTTCTCTAAACAAAGAGCATCTGGTGCCGCGATCGGTGGTGAGGGTGAACAACAACTCGAGCTTGACCGTCGTATGGTGCGTGAACGTATTGAGTTCTACAAAAAGCAACTTGATGAAGTTCAAAAATCCCGCGAACAACAAAGAAAAAAGCGTCAGAACCAGGCGGTTACTGCTGCTCTGGTTGGTTACACCAACGCTGGTAAATCTTCTCTCATGAACCGCCTGTGTAAGGTGAATGTACTGGAAGAGAACAAGCTCTTCGCAACTCTTGATTCAACTTTCCGCACACTCAACCCGGATTCTAAGCCGCCGATGATTATGATTGATACGGTGGGATTTATTTCAAACCTTCCGAACACACTCATCCAAGGTTTCAAAACAACTCTTGAATCTGCTCTTGAGGCCGACCTGCTTGTCATCACTTGTGACATTTCAGATCCAAATTACCAAAAACATCTGCGCGTTACTCAAGAAGTTTTGAAAGAGCTTAAGATTGAAGAAAAGCAACAGATCATTGTCTTCAATAAAAAAGATCTATTAAATGATCCAGTTCGTGCTCGGATCATCATGAGAAACTATCCAAATTCATTTTTAGTTTCTTCTTATGATGAAGAAGATATGAAGAATCTTCGCGAGTACATCATCAATTTCTTCCTCTCAAAACAGGATCATTACGATCTATTTGTTCCTTATGAAGCGGGTGAAGCTCACTCGAGAATCAGAGGAAATGCGAACATCATTAATTCTGTTTCACATGAGCAGGGAATTTTTTATCGCATTCGAATTCCAGATTTTATTTTCCAACAACTCGGCCTCAATAATTTTATTTTGGCTCCGTCGGAAGCTAAAGACTGGGAAAATCCAACTTCAATTTAG
- a CDS encoding ketol-acid reductoisomerase gives MMRLTIIGFGNQARAWSQNLKDSGFPVRVALKPESPSIEIATKLGFDVVEIGSSDFYSGEAFALLTPDLTHQELMTAHGDKFHKGSVILYAHGFSLLKHNFHTRFPHLQHVLYAPKSIGSELRRQYELKGKLGAVYSLEFYQGETLAIEKWLMNLAKAMGINMGPYMTSFERETQADLYSEQGLLCSLVPYAAGEMFRHLVEAGIEPELAYFECWHELKLIVNAMVDKGPEGFFDLISPNALIGAEKGYHKLFTPEFHSNLRSLFTEIQNGKFDQELDAANVEETRKIIRERWAKSPLMKTFHKIHQDSP, from the coding sequence ATGATGCGACTAACCATCATTGGCTTTGGAAATCAGGCTCGTGCCTGGTCACAAAACCTCAAAGATTCAGGATTCCCAGTCAGAGTGGCGCTGAAGCCAGAGAGCCCTTCCATTGAGATTGCAACTAAACTTGGTTTCGACGTTGTTGAAATTGGTAGTTCCGATTTTTATTCTGGTGAGGCCTTTGCACTTCTCACTCCGGATCTGACTCACCAGGAACTCATGACTGCTCACGGTGACAAATTTCACAAAGGCAGCGTGATTCTTTACGCTCATGGGTTCTCACTGTTAAAGCATAATTTCCATACTCGCTTCCCTCATCTGCAACACGTGCTTTATGCGCCTAAATCAATTGGCTCAGAACTTCGTCGTCAGTATGAACTTAAAGGAAAACTAGGTGCAGTTTACTCACTCGAGTTTTACCAGGGGGAAACTCTCGCCATTGAAAAATGGTTAATGAACCTGGCCAAGGCCATGGGAATTAACATGGGCCCCTATATGACAAGTTTTGAGCGTGAGACCCAAGCGGATCTCTATTCAGAACAAGGGCTTCTTTGTTCGCTTGTTCCCTACGCTGCTGGTGAAATGTTTCGCCACTTAGTGGAAGCAGGAATTGAACCAGAACTTGCTTACTTTGAATGTTGGCACGAACTGAAACTTATTGTGAACGCCATGGTTGATAAAGGACCGGAAGGTTTCTTTGATCTTATCAGTCCTAATGCCCTGATCGGTGCAGAGAAAGGATATCACAAACTATTTACCCCAGAATTTCATTCAAACCTTCGATCTCTTTTTACTGAGATCCAGAACGGTAAATTTGATCAAGAGCTAGATGCTGCCAATGTTGAAGAGACGAGAAAAATCATTCGCGAACGTTGGGCAAAATCTCCTCTCATGAAAACTTTTCATAAAATTCATCAGGACTCTCCATGA
- the coaBC gene encoding bifunctional phosphopantothenoylcysteine decarboxylase/phosphopantothenate--cysteine ligase CoaBC, which translates to MNILLGISGSIASFKSYDVARQLVKNGHSVKVILTAGALEFIKPETFRYLGIEAVYLPTDDFVPGNLAKTSTVLHIELVKWADKLIIAPASANTISRLAMGITNDLLSSVYLAYGSKPVLMFPAMNTQMWQNTRIQDHIKNLQALPQIGIINPVAGLLACGDIGSGKFPEVSAVVDLIETFDPTLPKKEKVVITAGATASPLDPVRYITNPSSGAMGMSVAKAFLMSGYEVTVLAGHQCTPAIDNLLGHPNFKLLKTPTTELMKQAAVKVFPESDLYISTGAIADIEFDTATIKLKKEAMGTSLPFRQAADILKEILSIRKKQKIVSFAAETETTKEVFQEKMNRKPVDLMIGNKVANGLIGSPEVQGFQKAEGEYFFVGPETIKGPLKLSKLELGKKLVAWFEGKITW; encoded by the coding sequence ATGAACATTCTCTTAGGTATCTCTGGATCTATCGCCAGTTTTAAAAGTTACGACGTCGCCAGACAACTGGTGAAAAATGGTCATTCCGTAAAAGTCATTTTAACTGCTGGGGCCCTGGAATTCATCAAACCAGAAACATTTCGTTATCTAGGTATCGAAGCAGTTTATTTACCGACTGATGATTTCGTTCCGGGCAATCTAGCAAAGACTTCAACTGTGCTTCATATCGAACTGGTAAAGTGGGCCGATAAATTAATCATCGCACCTGCCAGTGCGAATACAATTTCTCGTCTTGCGATGGGAATCACCAATGATCTTCTCTCGAGTGTATACCTGGCCTATGGTTCCAAACCGGTACTGATGTTTCCGGCGATGAACACTCAAATGTGGCAGAACACACGCATTCAAGATCATATTAAAAATCTTCAAGCACTTCCGCAGATCGGAATCATTAATCCAGTGGCAGGACTTCTCGCTTGTGGAGATATCGGTAGTGGGAAATTTCCCGAAGTCTCAGCAGTAGTTGATCTGATTGAAACATTTGATCCGACTCTTCCTAAAAAAGAAAAGGTTGTGATCACAGCGGGTGCCACCGCCTCTCCGCTTGATCCAGTAAGATACATCACGAATCCTTCAAGTGGAGCGATGGGCATGTCAGTGGCAAAGGCCTTTCTTATGTCAGGCTACGAAGTGACAGTTCTTGCTGGTCATCAATGCACACCTGCGATTGATAACCTTTTGGGACATCCAAACTTCAAACTTCTAAAAACGCCGACCACTGAGCTGATGAAACAAGCAGCGGTTAAAGTGTTTCCAGAATCTGATCTTTATATTTCAACAGGCGCCATTGCTGATATCGAATTTGATACCGCGACGATCAAGCTTAAGAAAGAAGCGATGGGAACTTCCCTTCCCTTCAGACAGGCGGCCGACATTCTGAAAGAAATTCTTTCCATCAGAAAGAAACAAAAGATCGTGAGCTTCGCCGCTGAGACAGAAACAACGAAAGAAGTTTTTCAGGAAAAAATGAATCGCAAGCCGGTCGATCTTATGATCGGAAATAAAGTGGCCAATGGCCTCATCGGTAGTCCTGAAGTTCAAGGATTTCAAAAGGCCGAAGGCGAATACTTTTTCGTTGGGCCGGAGACAATTAAAGGTCCACTCAAACTAAGCAAACTCGAACTGGGAAAAAAACTTGTTGCCTGGTTTGAAGGCAAGATCACATGGTAA
- a CDS encoding patatin-like phospholipase family protein: protein MKCLILLALIFSFSIRAEEKLAFTLSGGVSLGSYEAGVFYQLLQKDKASLTRNTKVVFGASAGSINGLFGILDMCGFRDTDREKSLLWKMWIPIGLDQLESKDEKVFSLLERKAIKPLFAETRERWREGLREECDIIFGAAVTRRTPLVEEFKPGLEIVRQPEFFMVRIKGRGKGQYPFVENYQTEGLQQFRTYLPLGASPQSDINILLDLIQASSAFPGAFTPYPVEFCLLRPGEVFKKCDSSNTQTELFIDGGIYHNGPVGYAYEVLDKLTPGKEYTVYYLNASAPLVSKKNVEQVKRKDEGVIQDFYHLLVDFTVQARKFELSKSLEAKPGLGKHIKTNPKNYPLVSEPLYAFLGFVEEDFRISDFYLGMNDADSINPGKVDTEDQAFQCFKRHLHKEQECKLSSNLKILSDLAVYRKNTPITDKPDFDVVFDYLENHDFEFKDLGLDKDQSHYGKVYLKERLNKMLNTLVRKQPEAQHQKLTFITRPALNFLRYTPPKDYWSALYASSPEVGYSRVIPTDSFRTASYRHTYHLMFNGMSSFFNRAQDIWAVTPLVGIEYEPVNLNTAVIQWHIGSRLGYILADRDNLGTKPCDADLAEVSSAACSGVTVQLTAAVSFFELVRLQVLYVPLVVDQLAFNPSPELMLQIGFQFDGSMLK from the coding sequence ATGAAGTGTTTAATCCTTCTCGCTCTAATCTTTTCATTTTCAATCCGGGCGGAAGAAAAGCTCGCTTTCACTCTTAGTGGAGGTGTTTCGCTTGGTAGCTATGAGGCCGGTGTTTTCTATCAGCTTCTGCAAAAAGATAAAGCATCTCTTACTCGAAATACAAAAGTGGTCTTCGGTGCCTCCGCGGGAAGTATCAATGGTCTCTTCGGCATTCTTGATATGTGCGGCTTTCGCGACACTGACCGTGAGAAAAGTTTACTGTGGAAGATGTGGATTCCTATTGGACTCGATCAGTTGGAATCAAAGGATGAAAAAGTCTTTTCACTCTTAGAAAGAAAAGCAATTAAACCACTTTTTGCAGAAACAAGAGAACGATGGAGAGAAGGACTACGGGAAGAATGCGATATCATTTTCGGTGCAGCGGTCACGAGGCGAACACCTCTCGTGGAAGAGTTTAAGCCCGGTCTTGAAATCGTTCGCCAACCAGAATTCTTCATGGTGCGAATTAAGGGAAGAGGCAAGGGACAGTATCCTTTTGTTGAAAATTATCAAACCGAGGGCCTGCAGCAGTTTCGTACTTATTTACCTTTGGGTGCTTCTCCTCAGAGTGACATCAACATTCTCCTTGATTTGATCCAGGCCTCTTCAGCTTTTCCCGGTGCCTTCACCCCTTATCCGGTTGAGTTTTGTTTACTCCGGCCTGGTGAAGTTTTTAAGAAATGTGATTCTTCAAATACTCAAACCGAACTCTTTATTGATGGTGGCATTTATCACAATGGTCCCGTGGGTTATGCCTACGAAGTTCTGGACAAATTGACTCCTGGGAAGGAGTACACGGTTTATTACTTAAATGCTTCTGCGCCCTTGGTGAGTAAGAAAAATGTGGAACAAGTGAAGAGAAAAGATGAGGGAGTCATTCAAGACTTTTATCATCTGTTAGTTGATTTCACGGTGCAGGCCCGAAAATTTGAACTTTCAAAAAGTCTCGAAGCAAAACCTGGACTTGGAAAACACATTAAGACTAATCCAAAAAATTACCCTCTGGTAAGTGAACCTCTTTATGCCTTTCTCGGTTTTGTTGAAGAGGATTTTCGTATCTCCGATTTTTATCTGGGAATGAATGATGCTGATTCCATCAATCCTGGAAAAGTGGATACAGAAGATCAGGCCTTTCAATGTTTCAAGCGGCATCTTCATAAAGAGCAGGAGTGCAAACTATCTTCTAATTTAAAAATTTTAAGTGATCTTGCAGTTTATCGAAAGAACACTCCCATCACTGATAAACCTGATTTTGATGTTGTTTTTGATTATCTGGAAAATCATGATTTTGAATTTAAAGACCTTGGCCTGGATAAGGATCAGTCCCATTATGGAAAAGTCTACTTGAAAGAACGTTTGAATAAGATGCTCAATACTCTGGTGAGAAAGCAGCCAGAGGCCCAACACCAAAAGCTCACATTTATCACCAGACCGGCCCTGAATTTTCTTCGTTACACTCCTCCTAAAGATTATTGGTCGGCCCTTTACGCCAGTTCACCTGAAGTCGGGTACTCACGTGTGATTCCTACCGATTCTTTTCGAACGGCCTCTTATCGGCATACCTATCACTTGATGTTTAACGGCATGTCGAGCTTCTTTAATCGGGCACAAGACATCTGGGCAGTAACTCCACTTGTTGGGATTGAATATGAGCCTGTGAACCTCAATACAGCGGTGATTCAGTGGCATATCGGTTCACGCTTAGGCTACATCCTGGCCGATCGAGATAACTTGGGGACTAAACCTTGTGATGCTGATTTAGCGGAAGTCTCTTCGGCCGCCTGCTCGGGAGTGACTGTACAATTAACCGCCGCCGTGAGTTTTTTTGAACTCGTGAGACTTCAAGTTCTCTATGTTCCACTAGTTGTCGATCAGCTTGCCTTCAATCCCAGCCCTGAACTCATGTTACAAATAGGATTCCAGTTTGATGGTTCTATGCTAAAGTGA
- a CDS encoding DnaA N-terminal domain-containing protein: MKKTRNTLKRRWTERQARLKEKSLNLAHPVVKASYTWSILSEQLCDVLGPEVHHQWFKQVKPLVISHNVLILEVPNHFSAQWIHTHYHELVDVLLSVMDKKLTSFFISQSERHHAPQIATGLTLAEGPATEVKRQSEDE; the protein is encoded by the coding sequence ATGAAAAAAACACGAAACACGCTTAAACGACGATGGACTGAACGTCAGGCGAGATTGAAAGAGAAATCTTTGAACCTGGCACATCCAGTTGTGAAAGCTTCATATACTTGGTCAATTCTTTCTGAACAACTTTGTGATGTACTCGGACCCGAAGTTCATCATCAATGGTTCAAGCAAGTAAAACCTCTGGTGATCAGTCACAACGTTCTGATCCTGGAAGTTCCAAATCATTTTTCAGCACAATGGATTCACACTCACTATCATGAGCTGGTTGATGTACTACTTTCTGTGATGGATAAAAAATTAACGTCGTTTTTTATTTCTCAATCTGAACGTCATCATGCACCTCAGATCGCGACAGGGCTAACTTTAGCGGAAGGCCCCGCTACGGAAGTAAAGCGTCAATCCGAAGACGAGTAA